The Athene noctua chromosome 31, bAthNoc1.hap1.1, whole genome shotgun sequence sequence TCTGCAGGACTACTACAGCCTGTGCCTGGTGCTGGGctgtccctggggtgtccccaggctgtccccaagTCCCCACAGGGTGTGCCCAGGCTTCCCCAAGTCCCTGTGTCCCACAGGCACTTTTCCACACTACTACTACAGCCCACTCCTGGCACTGGGGTGACCCCAGACTGTCCCCAAGTccccccacagtgtccccaagtCCCCGTGTCCCGCAGGCACTTCCCGCACTACTACTACAGCCTGCGCCTCTCCCTGCCGGGCACCAACGCCACGGCCCGGCTGCTGGTGCTGGACACGGTGCTGCTCTGCGGCGGTGGGGATGACttcggggcggggggtgcccccAGGGGCCCCCAGGACGcgggagcagcagcagcgcagCTGGCCTGGCTGCGGGGACGCCTGGCCGCTGCGCGCCACGACCGCTACGTGCTGGTGGCCGGGCACTACCCGGTGTGGTCGGTGGCCGAGCACGGCCCCACCGCCTGCCTGGTGCAGCTGCTGCGGCCGCTGCTGCGGCGTCACCGCGTCACCGCCTTCCTCTGCGGCCACGACCACAACCTGCAGGTGAGCCCGAGGACCCCGGCCTCTGGGGGAGCCCCCAGTGGGACCCTGGCATCGAGGGGACCCCCtagacccccccagggacccctctCTGCCCCCAAGGCATCGCTGTCCTCTtgacacccccctgccccccgccccaaCGCCTGGAGCACGGGGGTGGGcagggacccaggtgtctgggtgGGGACCCGGGGGTCCAGACCCCTGACCCCCCATCTCTGCCCCCCAGTTCCtggaggaggggggggtgggCTACGTGGTGAGCGGTGCCGGCAACTTCGTGGAGGAGTCCCAGCAGCAcgggggggctgtgccccccGGCTCCCTCCGCTTCTTCTTTGGGGCTCCCGCTTCCCCCGGCGGCTTCGCCCACCTGCGCCTGGATGCCCACGCGGCCACCGTCACCTTCCTGGAGGCCACCGGCCGGGTCCTCTACCGCGTGGCCCTGCCCCCCCGTGACCTCTGAcccccgcggcgccggggccctGGAGGACCCCGGGGTCCCTGACAGCGGAGGACGCGTGGGGGCCCCCGCTGGCgtggggggacacccccccatcACGGACGCCTGGTGTCCCCAGGCCGGGTGGGACCGTGCGGGGGCAGCCAGCAGGACCCGgcccccactgccacccccccccGGTGCTgcgggaccccgggggggggcgggacccCCCCGGACTCGTGACCAGAGGGACAGCGGGCAGGACCCCGGTGACCCCtgaccccggggacccccaaggccGTGTGGGAGGACACGGCCGCGCTgctccccagtgcccctcccCCCAATAAAGGGCTTCGCCCCGAAACGCCGCTGCGATCGATCGCCCCGAAACGCCGCGTGCCGCCTCCgaccgcggggggcggggccaccCTCGGGTCACGTGACGGCAacggcggcccgggcccggcccccgctgccGATTCGCGGGAGGAGCGTGGCCGCCGTCCAATGGGCgccgggagggggcggggccggagcCGCTTCCGGGTCGCGGCGGCGGAAGCGCCGGTCGCTGGGGGAGacgcggcgggagcggagcgggacggggcggcaggtggggggggggggccgagcTCGTTCCCGTCGGGGCCAGTTGCGGGTCGGGGCTGCGCCCGCGGGGGCTCCTGGACGCCGGGTCCCGGGAGGGGCCGCGTCCGCCCGGGCCGCCGGCCTGTGACCGGGTCCGTGGCGGTTGCCGCAGCCATGGGCCGCCGTAAGTCCAAGCGGAAGCCGCCGCCCAAGAAGAAGGTGACGGGGACGCTGGAGACGCAGTTCACGTGCCCGTTCTGCAACCACGAGAAGTCCTGTGACGTCAAGATGTgagcgggggggccgcggcccggAGCGGGGGGAGCACGGCCCTTGTGGGGGGGGTAACGGCCCGGAGCGGGGGGAGCACGGCCCTTGGGGGGGGGGTAACGGCCCCGGGTGGGACTGAGCACGGCCCGGGGCGGTGGGGGGCATGGCCCGGGAGGGAGCACggcttggggtggggggcggggagcggcccggGGGAGAAGGGGCCGCCCCTACCAGCTTGTCCCCTGCTGCCCCCAGGGACCGTGCCCGCAACACGGGGGTGATCTCCTGCACCGTCTGCCTGGAGGAGTTCCAGACGCCCATCACCTGTATCCTTACTGGGActgcccccccagacaccccccccatccccctgctccccctgccccccttttCCTGCTACCCGTTAGTGCCTTAACGTCCCCCCGAGACCTGTCGGAGCCGGTGGACGTCTACAGCGACTGGATCGACGCCTGCGAAGCTGCCAACCAGTAGCAgctggggcagctcctgcccgcAGCACAACCCCAGACCCCTGGGGGTGGTCACACCCCTGCCCCCAGACCCACGGGGGAAGGTcccatccctgctgccccttTGGGgtcttttctttacattttctacCTTTCTGTCCCCAGGCACGGGGGCTCTGGCTCACACAGGCACCCAGGACctgtccgcccccccccccccccccctgcccaggGACGGGACCCCTGCTcttggggcaggtttgggggagggggctcacccagccctgctgggacttGTCCCCGTCCCAGGCGCTGAGTTGCTGCTGGCCCATGAGCTGCAGGGACTGCGGGAGCGGGTctgcagggacacggggacagggaccTGGGGTGT is a genomic window containing:
- the ACP5 gene encoding tartrate-resistant acid phosphatase type 5 isoform X2; the encoded protein is MLALLWMTVTVTVVAGGGPEGAVQFLAVGDWGGVPDPPFATPREVATAAAMGRAATDLGADFVLALGDNFYYKGVRDEWDPRFQETFERVFTAPGLRDLPWFVLAGNHDHAGNVTAQLAYSRHSPRWHFPHYYYSLRLSLPGTNATARLLVLDTVLLCGGGDDFGAGGAPRGPQDAGAAAAQLAWLRGRLAAARHDRYVLVAGHYPVWSVAEHGPTACLVQLLRPLLRRHRVTAFLCGHDHNLQFLEEGGVGYVVSGAGNFVEESQQHGGAVPPGSLRFFFGAPASPGGFAHLRLDAHAATVTFLEATGRVLYRVALPPRDL
- the ACP5 gene encoding tartrate-resistant acid phosphatase type 5 isoform X1; amino-acid sequence: MGGDQGPPGTPPRHLGPMGGDRGPWDPPKTPGSHGHHLQMLALLWMTVTVTVVAGGGPEGAVQFLAVGDWGGVPDPPFATPREVATAAAMGRAATDLGADFVLALGDNFYYKGVRDEWDPRFQETFERVFTAPGLRDLPWFVLAGNHDHAGNVTAQLAYSRHSPRWHFPHYYYSLRLSLPGTNATARLLVLDTVLLCGGGDDFGAGGAPRGPQDAGAAAAQLAWLRGRLAAARHDRYVLVAGHYPVWSVAEHGPTACLVQLLRPLLRRHRVTAFLCGHDHNLQFLEEGGVGYVVSGAGNFVEESQQHGGAVPPGSLRFFFGAPASPGGFAHLRLDAHAATVTFLEATGRVLYRVALPPRDL
- the ELOF1 gene encoding transcription elongation factor 1 homolog; the protein is MGRRKSKRKPPPKKKVTGTLETQFTCPFCNHEKSCDVKMDRARNTGVISCTVCLEEFQTPITYLSEPVDVYSDWIDACEAANQ